From a single Mesorhizobium shangrilense genomic region:
- a CDS encoding glycosyltransferase family 4 protein translates to MRTLIVCNDPAFPPVSGADLRNYRNAELAAEYGPVCLVSVRPQADPSKPLAPRIHTAALAIEGEARTSSIGWWRGAGENRISRSALTRLEALVQTFRPDSIVVEGIALFKLLRPLRPLASQLILDMHNVESDLAGQLQRNAWGPAAITAASGLRRLERKALSIVDRVWVCSGQDREKLNALAQHGAPIDVVPNGIPRAEDIPSVLPAQTTTANGFPVILFVGHLGYEPNIDAAMRLAGTILPGIRKALPDARLIIAGRSPQPKVEALSELPGVTLVESPGDLTPLLQSAHLTIVPLSSGGGTRIKLLEAMAWGVPVIATPLAAEGLDLIDGDEVLLSESDKGLTQAAIALCRDRDRLARQRMRAHEAVWARFGPEAIRNAMRRGFGLDDTAR, encoded by the coding sequence ATGCGCACATTGATCGTGTGCAACGATCCAGCCTTCCCACCTGTCTCCGGCGCGGATCTCAGAAATTACCGCAATGCCGAGTTGGCTGCCGAATACGGGCCGGTCTGCCTGGTCTCGGTCCGGCCTCAGGCCGACCCATCGAAACCACTCGCTCCCAGGATCCATACGGCAGCGCTTGCGATCGAGGGGGAAGCCCGGACAAGCTCGATCGGCTGGTGGAGGGGGGCCGGCGAGAACCGAATCTCGCGCTCCGCCCTGACGCGCCTCGAAGCGCTGGTCCAAACGTTTCGCCCAGACAGCATCGTGGTCGAGGGCATTGCGCTGTTCAAGCTGCTGCGCCCTTTGCGCCCGCTGGCCAGCCAGCTCATTCTCGACATGCACAATGTAGAGTCCGATCTTGCGGGACAGCTGCAACGCAACGCGTGGGGGCCGGCCGCGATCACAGCCGCGTCCGGGCTTAGACGCCTCGAAAGAAAAGCCCTTTCCATCGTCGACAGGGTCTGGGTCTGCTCCGGCCAGGATCGCGAAAAACTGAACGCTCTTGCCCAGCATGGCGCGCCGATCGATGTCGTGCCGAACGGCATCCCTCGCGCCGAGGACATTCCGTCGGTCTTGCCGGCGCAGACCACGACCGCCAACGGCTTTCCGGTCATCCTGTTTGTCGGGCATCTCGGCTACGAGCCGAATATCGATGCCGCCATGCGACTCGCCGGCACCATCCTGCCTGGCATCCGCAAGGCGCTGCCGGATGCCAGGCTCATCATCGCGGGTCGCTCGCCCCAGCCAAAGGTCGAAGCCCTGTCGGAACTGCCCGGTGTCACGCTGGTCGAGAGCCCTGGTGATCTGACGCCGCTGCTGCAGAGCGCGCACCTGACGATCGTTCCACTTTCAAGCGGCGGTGGCACGCGCATCAAGCTGCTCGAAGCGATGGCCTGGGGCGTTCCGGTGATTGCGACCCCGCTGGCGGCGGAGGGCCTCGACCTCATCGATGGTGATGAGGTGCTCCTCTCGGAATCGGATAAAGGCCTTACACAGGCGGCCATCGCGCTTTGCAGAGATCGCGACCGCCTTGCGCGTCAGCGCATGCGTGCGCATGAGGCCGTGTGGGCGCGCTTTGGCCCTGAAGCCATTCGCAATGCCATGCGCCGCGGATTTGGACTGGACGATACCGCCAGATAA
- a CDS encoding glycosyltransferase — MIPPILHQTWKTDNVPARFQDYIESWKKHHPGWTMMFWSDRKLLEFVAEHYPHFLPVYCSYQRGVLRADAGRYMLLHHFGGVYADIDCECAAPFDPIMGEERIVLCKEPDSHALVQASFRGLPYLIFNGTMASPPRHPFWLHVLSLLPGLVNAKEAIDATGPCMLTSAQCGYDDQTAFSIHPSTLFSPLDSAGRTDSQSQGPTLSIHHWAGTWWKAQPPPRLWDKIRTHAYRLRHRMTRGARLDEVTAKSSVSPGALASPGPTGPNIAILVPLRDAADHIRPFLDALQALDYPKDRIKLVFCEGDSTDGSWETLQAATAAVSEKYREIKLLRKHVGTSLDREKRAKPRHQRVRRGGIAKVRNHLIDHGLDGDDDWALWIDIDVWRFPGDVVNQLIGTGHRIAVPNCVKIARGGSFDLNTFVTTRPDRDYRYYRYMRGGLYQPPSTSPNRLYLSDVRHLDIIGLDAVGGTMLLVDAALHRGGLRFPEIPYRDLIETEAFGLLANDLGIRPVGLPKLEILHVPW, encoded by the coding sequence ATGATTCCACCAATATTGCATCAGACGTGGAAGACCGACAACGTCCCCGCCCGGTTTCAGGATTATATTGAGAGCTGGAAGAAACATCATCCCGGCTGGACGATGATGTTCTGGAGCGACCGTAAACTTCTGGAATTCGTGGCCGAACACTATCCTCACTTCCTGCCTGTCTATTGTAGCTATCAACGAGGCGTACTGCGCGCTGATGCTGGACGCTACATGCTTCTTCACCATTTCGGCGGGGTCTACGCCGACATCGACTGCGAATGCGCGGCGCCCTTCGATCCGATCATGGGCGAGGAGCGGATCGTGCTTTGCAAGGAGCCGGATTCGCATGCGTTGGTCCAAGCGAGTTTTCGCGGCCTGCCCTATCTGATCTTCAACGGCACGATGGCGAGCCCGCCCCGGCATCCGTTCTGGCTTCACGTGCTGTCGCTGCTGCCCGGGCTGGTCAATGCCAAGGAAGCGATCGACGCCACGGGGCCGTGCATGCTGACGTCGGCGCAGTGCGGCTATGATGACCAGACGGCTTTCTCCATACACCCCTCCACCCTGTTTTCCCCTCTCGATTCGGCGGGGCGTACCGACAGCCAGTCCCAAGGGCCGACCTTGTCGATCCACCACTGGGCGGGCACATGGTGGAAGGCGCAGCCGCCACCACGATTGTGGGACAAGATCCGGACGCACGCCTATCGGCTCCGGCACCGGATGACGCGCGGCGCCCGCCTCGACGAAGTCACCGCCAAGAGCAGTGTCAGTCCTGGAGCGCTGGCGTCACCAGGACCCACGGGGCCGAACATTGCCATTCTGGTGCCGCTTCGCGACGCGGCGGATCATATCCGGCCGTTTCTCGATGCGCTGCAGGCACTCGACTACCCCAAGGACAGGATCAAGCTGGTCTTCTGCGAGGGCGACAGCACGGACGGAAGCTGGGAGACGCTGCAGGCGGCGACGGCTGCCGTCAGCGAGAAATATCGCGAAATCAAACTGCTCCGCAAACATGTGGGAACGAGCCTTGATCGGGAAAAACGAGCGAAACCAAGGCACCAGCGGGTAAGACGCGGCGGCATCGCAAAGGTGCGAAACCATCTCATCGACCATGGGCTGGACGGCGACGACGACTGGGCGCTGTGGATTGATATCGACGTCTGGCGGTTTCCCGGCGACGTCGTGAACCAGTTGATCGGAACCGGGCACCGCATCGCCGTTCCCAATTGTGTCAAGATCGCCCGTGGCGGCAGCTTCGACCTCAACACTTTTGTCACGACCAGGCCCGACAGGGACTATCGCTACTATCGCTACATGCGTGGCGGCCTCTACCAGCCGCCTTCGACATCGCCAAACCGGCTCTACCTCAGCGACGTCAGGCATCTCGACATCATCGGGCTCGATGCGGTCGGCGGGACCATGCTTCTGGTCGATGCGGCGCTGCACCGTGGCGGCTTGCGCTTCCCCGAGATTCCCTACCGCGACCTGATCGAGACCGAAGCCTTCGGCTTGCTTGCCAACGATCTCGGCATCAGGCCAGTCGGCCTGCCGAAGCTGGAAATCCTGCATGTTCCCTGGTGA